A section of the Leptotrichia buccalis C-1013-b genome encodes:
- a CDS encoding DUF1439 domain-containing protein: MKKKNLFLKTLFLMLIIMFGVISCDFLANKTIRVPKSVIESKAKEKFPITKNFLVGKITVKNPKISFKDNRIYIETDYDASLLANRSEGVIGLNSEIKFDQKTSQLYLVDLQVDKILDKNGKDMISTPAAKSLKALVSNYLETNPVYKYDQEGKKKKVKVKNMFIKNGKLFVQT, encoded by the coding sequence ATGAAAAAGAAAAATTTATTTTTAAAAACATTGTTTCTAATGTTAATAATAATGTTTGGAGTAATTTCCTGCGATTTTTTGGCAAATAAGACGATTCGTGTGCCAAAATCAGTAATTGAATCGAAAGCAAAAGAAAAATTTCCAATTACAAAAAACTTTCTAGTAGGGAAAATTACTGTAAAAAATCCTAAAATATCATTTAAGGATAATAGAATTTATATAGAAACAGATTACGATGCCTCACTGTTGGCAAACAGATCAGAAGGAGTTATTGGGTTAAATAGTGAAATCAAATTTGATCAGAAAACAAGCCAGCTTTATTTAGTGGATTTACAGGTGGACAAAATATTGGATAAAAACGGAAAAGATATGATAAGCACACCAGCCGCAAAATCATTAAAAGCTTTAGTTTCAAATTATTTGGAAACAAATCCTGTTTACAAGTATGATCAGGAAGGAAAGAAAAAGAAGGTTAAGGTAAAAAATATGTTTATAAAAAATGGGAAGCTATTTGTTCAAACCTAA
- a CDS encoding cation diffusion facilitator family transporter produces the protein MKVVEWDRKENIRKYIIDALEIDPKFSFDKENEDIFFLYNGKKLYGYAVFILNDTAKLKKIFISSKLRNNGYGTFFLKYIINRITKKNFDSLIITHHKKMDNFLEKQRFIKTEDGYVLNNLAEVKKQEKNMMSVSKFAICVNIVLALLKIMAGRIFSSMSLLSDGLNSLSDLITNVLVIVGLKVGSNPEDKEHPFGHGKIESVFSVIIGTFIMITAFELIKDNFSKLISFSSENNLNISFIPIIITVLAILIKIFQLVFMKKRAKKYNNALINSLLADYNTDIIISTSVLVGLLLSKIHPAFDTVVGFIVSIYIVKSGYELIKENALILLDSQDDELIERIRSEILRFEEIENAHDFRMTTSGKDIYMFVDVRMDKNKTIEEAHDITNKISKKIKHKYKNIKRLLIHIEPVYEDD, from the coding sequence ATGAAAGTAGTCGAATGGGATAGAAAGGAGAATATTAGAAAATATATAATAGATGCATTGGAGATAGATCCGAAATTTTCTTTTGATAAAGAAAACGAAGATATATTTTTTTTATACAATGGAAAAAAACTATACGGATATGCAGTTTTTATTCTGAATGATACTGCAAAATTAAAAAAAATATTTATTAGTTCAAAATTGAGAAATAACGGATATGGAACATTTTTTTTAAAGTATATAATTAATCGAATTACAAAAAAGAATTTTGACTCACTAATCATAACACATCATAAAAAAATGGATAATTTTCTTGAAAAACAGCGATTTATCAAAACAGAAGACGGATATGTATTAAATAATTTGGCAGAAGTGAAAAAACAGGAAAAAAATATGATGTCTGTATCAAAATTTGCGATTTGTGTCAATATTGTTTTAGCTTTACTAAAAATTATGGCTGGAAGAATATTTAGTAGTATGTCGTTACTTTCTGACGGGTTAAATTCGCTTTCAGACTTGATTACAAATGTTCTGGTAATTGTGGGACTAAAGGTTGGTAGCAATCCTGAAGACAAGGAACATCCATTTGGGCATGGGAAAATAGAGTCGGTTTTTAGCGTGATAATTGGGACTTTTATAATGATAACAGCTTTTGAATTAATAAAAGATAACTTTTCAAAATTAATTTCCTTTAGCAGTGAAAATAATCTTAATATTTCATTCATTCCAATAATTATAACAGTTCTTGCAATTTTGATAAAAATCTTCCAGTTAGTTTTTATGAAAAAAAGAGCAAAAAAATATAATAATGCTTTGATAAATTCATTACTTGCCGACTACAATACGGATATTATAATTTCCACTTCCGTTCTGGTTGGACTTCTTTTATCAAAAATTCATCCAGCATTTGATACAGTTGTAGGATTTATTGTGTCAATTTATATCGTAAAAAGCGGTTATGAACTAATAAAGGAAAATGCATTGATATTGCTGGATTCACAAGATGATGAACTGATTGAAAGAATACGTTCAGAAATATTGCGATTTGAAGAAATTGAAAATGCCCACGATTTTCGCATGACTACTTCTGGAAAAGATATTTATATGTTTGTGGATGTGAGAATGGATAAAAATAAGACGATTGAAGAAGCACATGATATTACAAATAAAATTTCAAAAAAAATTAAACACAAATATAAAAATATAAAAAGACTTTTGATTCATATTGAACCTGTTTATGAAGATGATTAA
- a CDS encoding TIGR00341 family protein translates to MIEKIKHEKYKILKRNIIEDSDFTKETMFILICAMIIASIGLNTNSVAVIIGAMLISPLMSPIQSLGLGLSNGNLKRVYVSLFRLGIFILISVVSSTFYFLVSPINDATPQILARTYPTLWDVLIAIFGGTAGVIGKTEEDGGNVVPGVAIATALMPPLCVVGFGIAHGNLKIFLGAGYLFIINVFFIMIATLVGLMVYSGNIFEARNKISIKKQIIFYIVSLIIIIPSIYTATTLVQDTARENSLKKFISRELKNHYVFDNSINKKDKTVTLKIVGDAFKKQDIEKLEKKLEKYKLKNYKLKIQQLSNEKYLTAQDLSKYLNEEKIKENAEDVSLPLKNENQTILENDLKTVENILYKNFSNNISTVKIGKLIDANNNENFVVLVVGNETMTDEISEKIKNLEFNTEKKYEIIIEKNKQEKVNAISKENQK, encoded by the coding sequence ATGATAGAAAAAATAAAACATGAGAAATACAAGATTTTAAAAAGAAATATTATTGAAGATTCTGATTTTACAAAGGAAACAATGTTTATTCTGATTTGTGCAATGATTATAGCTTCAATAGGATTAAATACAAATTCTGTTGCAGTAATTATTGGAGCAATGTTGATTTCGCCACTAATGTCGCCAATTCAGTCGCTAGGATTGGGATTATCAAATGGAAATTTAAAAAGAGTTTATGTGTCACTTTTTAGATTGGGAATTTTTATATTAATAAGTGTAGTAAGTTCCACTTTTTATTTTTTAGTAAGCCCTATAAATGATGCAACACCACAGATACTAGCAAGAACTTATCCTACTTTATGGGATGTTTTAATCGCAATTTTTGGTGGAACTGCAGGAGTAATTGGAAAAACTGAAGAAGATGGTGGAAATGTAGTTCCTGGAGTAGCTATTGCAACAGCATTAATGCCTCCTTTGTGTGTAGTAGGATTTGGGATTGCTCATGGGAATCTGAAAATTTTTCTTGGAGCAGGATATTTGTTTATAATAAATGTATTTTTTATAATGATAGCAACATTAGTTGGTTTGATGGTTTATTCTGGAAATATTTTTGAAGCAAGAAATAAAATTTCAATAAAAAAACAAATAATATTTTATATAGTAAGTTTAATCATAATTATTCCAAGTATATATACAGCAACAACTTTAGTTCAAGATACAGCGAGAGAAAATTCATTAAAAAAATTTATTTCAAGGGAATTAAAAAATCATTATGTTTTTGATAATTCTATTAATAAAAAAGATAAAACTGTTACTTTAAAAATTGTAGGAGATGCCTTTAAAAAACAGGATATTGAGAAATTAGAAAAAAAACTGGAAAAATATAAATTGAAAAACTATAAATTAAAAATACAGCAGTTATCCAATGAAAAGTATTTAACAGCACAGGACTTATCAAAATATCTGAACGAAGAAAAAATAAAAGAAAATGCTGAAGATGTTTCATTACCGCTAAAAAATGAAAATCAAACAATTTTGGAGAATGATTTAAAAACTGTTGAAAATATTTTATATAAAAATTTTTCAAATAATATTAGTACAGTTAAAATTGGAAAATTGATAGATGCAAATAATAATGAGAACTTTGTTGTTTTAGTTGTTGGGAATGAAACAATGACAGATGAAATTTCTGAAAAAATAAAAAATCTTGAGTTTAATACTGAGAAAAAATATGAAATTATTATTGAAAAAAATAAGCAAGAGAAAGTTAATGCAATATCTAAAGAAAATCAAAAATAA
- the rpmF gene encoding 50S ribosomal protein L32, with protein sequence MAVPKKRTSKAKRNMRRSHDSIKAPNVIVEADGTIRRPHRLNLKTGVYRGRQVLPNDEAVSAE encoded by the coding sequence ATGGCAGTACCTAAGAAAAGAACTTCTAAAGCAAAAAGAAATATGAGAAGATCACACGATTCAATCAAAGCTCCAAACGTTATTGTAGAAGCTGATGGAACGATAAGAAGACCACACAGATTAAACTTAAAAACAGGAGTTTACAGAGGTAGACAAGTGTTACCAAATGATGAAGCAGTTAGTGCTGAATAG
- a CDS encoding PH domain-containing protein — MRTLKQIKEMLAKGGATHFWGTKREVKELPKIITDNEVVTYATSGYYESHTWLIVSTSKRIIFLDKGMFFGLKQIEIPLNKINSIVYKKGFFLGEIEIWDGATMMKVTKILNKTLVPFVNAVNKAKEKFERAQQTSVADELIKFKGLLDQGVITRKEFERKKRELLDEDQ, encoded by the coding sequence ATGAGAACTTTAAAGCAAATAAAAGAAATGTTGGCAAAGGGGGGAGCAACCCATTTTTGGGGGACAAAGCGGGAAGTAAAGGAGCTTCCAAAAATTATTACGGATAATGAAGTTGTTACTTATGCGACATCAGGTTATTATGAAAGCCATACATGGTTAATTGTTTCAACAAGTAAAAGAATCATATTTTTAGACAAAGGAATGTTTTTTGGATTAAAACAAATTGAAATACCGCTTAATAAAATTAATTCAATAGTGTATAAAAAAGGATTTTTCTTAGGTGAAATAGAGATATGGGACGGAGCAACCATGATGAAGGTAACAAAGATATTAAACAAGACGCTTGTTCCGTTTGTAAATGCTGTAAACAAGGCTAAGGAAAAATTTGAAAGAGCTCAGCAGACTTCTGTTGCTGATGAACTGATAAAATTTAAAGGGTTGCTAGATCAAGGAGTTATAACTCGGAAAGAATTTGAGAGGAAGAAAAGGGAACTTTTGGATGAAGATCAATAG
- a CDS encoding beta-ketoacyl-ACP synthase III, with protein sequence MKVGILGTGSYVPEKILTNDDLSKIVDTNDEWITVRTGIKERRIVDENEGTSDLAFRAAQKAIEDAKIDKNEIDLVIVATMTPDYGTPSTAALVQDKLGINAAAFDLGAACTGFVYAYTAGHSFIKAGIYKKVLVIGAEAMSRVIDWTDRGTCILFGDGAGAVVLGEVENGGYMASHLVADGSGASELLVPAGGTKEPVSKEKIDNKDIYLKMNGREIFKFAVRVFPETVEDVLGQAGITADDVDLFIPHQANIRIIESIAKRFKQPLDKFFVNLNKYGNTSAGSIPIALDEAIKEGKLKKGDKFVATGFGGGLTYGSILVEISK encoded by the coding sequence ATGAAAGTTGGAATACTGGGAACGGGATCTTATGTACCTGAAAAAATATTGACAAATGATGATTTATCAAAAATAGTTGATACAAATGATGAATGGATAACAGTGAGAACTGGTATTAAGGAAAGAAGAATCGTAGATGAAAATGAAGGAACATCTGATTTAGCCTTTAGAGCAGCGCAAAAAGCCATTGAAGATGCAAAAATAGATAAAAATGAAATAGATTTAGTTATAGTCGCAACTATGACTCCTGATTACGGAACACCTTCAACAGCGGCATTAGTTCAGGATAAATTAGGAATAAATGCGGCGGCATTTGATTTAGGTGCAGCTTGTACAGGGTTCGTTTATGCTTATACAGCGGGGCATAGCTTTATAAAAGCAGGAATTTATAAAAAAGTGCTAGTTATTGGTGCAGAAGCAATGTCAAGAGTAATTGACTGGACTGACAGGGGAACTTGCATATTATTTGGAGACGGTGCGGGAGCTGTTGTACTTGGCGAAGTAGAAAATGGAGGATACATGGCTAGCCACTTAGTAGCTGATGGATCTGGTGCAAGTGAACTATTAGTGCCTGCTGGAGGTACAAAAGAGCCTGTATCAAAAGAAAAAATTGACAATAAGGATATCTATTTAAAAATGAACGGAAGAGAAATCTTTAAATTTGCAGTAAGAGTGTTCCCTGAAACAGTGGAAGATGTACTGGGACAAGCCGGAATAACCGCTGACGATGTTGATTTGTTTATTCCACATCAGGCAAATATCAGAATAATTGAATCAATTGCAAAAAGATTTAAGCAACCATTGGATAAATTTTTTGTGAATTTGAATAAATATGGAAATACTTCGGCAGGTTCGATTCCAATAGCACTTGATGAAGCGATAAAAGAAGGAAAATTGAAAAAAGGCGATAAATTTGTTGCTACAGGATTTGGCGGAGGATTGACTTACGGATCAATTTTGGTTGAAATATCTAAATAA
- the fabD gene encoding ACP S-malonyltransferase produces the protein MSKIAFVFPGQGTQYAGMGKKLYDEVDDENKKIIDKIFENNEDVKKVIFEGTDEELKNTKYAQPAIALFSVILTKLLKEKGINADFVAGHSLGEYSSLYAAGVLNEIDTLKLISKRGEIMSSANIDGGMAAILGLSAADVESICNEIDGVVEAVNYNEPKQTVIAGEKEVIANNLALFKEKGARRALPLAVSGPFHSSLMKPVAKILKKEFENYTWNNPETPIIANTTANILNSADEVQNELYNQTFGPVKWVDTINKLAENGVTKIYEIGPGKVLAGLIKKINKEIEVINIENVESL, from the coding sequence ATGTCAAAAATTGCTTTTGTATTTCCAGGACAAGGGACACAGTATGCTGGAATGGGTAAAAAGTTATATGATGAAGTGGATGATGAAAATAAAAAAATAATTGACAAAATTTTTGAAAATAATGAAGATGTGAAAAAAGTTATTTTTGAAGGAACTGATGAAGAATTAAAAAATACAAAATATGCACAACCTGCAATTGCACTATTTTCTGTAATTTTAACTAAATTATTAAAAGAAAAAGGTATAAATGCTGATTTTGTGGCTGGGCACAGTTTAGGAGAATACAGTTCCTTATATGCTGCTGGAGTTTTAAATGAAATTGATACACTGAAATTGATTTCAAAAAGAGGGGAAATAATGAGCAGTGCCAATATTGATGGAGGAATGGCTGCGATATTAGGACTTAGTGCGGCAGATGTGGAAAGTATTTGTAATGAAATTGATGGAGTAGTGGAAGCTGTAAATTATAATGAGCCGAAACAGACTGTTATCGCTGGAGAAAAAGAAGTAATTGCAAATAATCTTGCATTATTCAAGGAAAAAGGTGCAAGAAGAGCATTACCATTAGCAGTTTCAGGACCTTTTCATTCATCATTAATGAAACCTGTTGCCAAAATTCTAAAAAAAGAATTTGAAAACTATACTTGGAATAATCCAGAAACTCCAATTATTGCCAACACTACAGCAAATATTCTAAATTCTGCTGATGAAGTTCAAAATGAATTGTACAATCAGACATTTGGACCAGTAAAATGGGTTGACACAATAAATAAACTGGCTGAAAATGGAGTTACAAAGATTTATGAAATTGGACCTGGAAAAGTATTGGCAGGACTTATTAAAAAAATTAATAAGGAAATAGAAGTTATTAATATTGAAAATGTAGAAAGTCTATAA
- a CDS encoding type II secretion system protein codes for MDKVEKKEKSKIEKMQRREENKKLREREKGFTLVEVILVVAIITIISAIAVPQVGKYLNKANRSKVVGAVAELNNTTTSWSIDHSGDAPKNLQEILTEQGNLSKLGIGLDSSGKFKIGNIQGNVIYQEGEIFAKVDANSKAFAGEEIRK; via the coding sequence ATGGATAAGGTTGAAAAAAAAGAAAAAAGTAAAATTGAAAAAATGCAAAGAAGGGAGGAAAATAAGAAATTAAGGGAACGCGAAAAAGGGTTTACACTTGTGGAAGTTATTCTGGTGGTAGCGATTATTACAATAATATCAGCGATTGCTGTGCCGCAAGTTGGGAAATATTTGAATAAGGCTAATCGGAGTAAAGTTGTGGGAGCTGTTGCTGAACTTAATAATACGACAACATCCTGGAGCATTGACCATAGTGGAGATGCACCTAAGAATCTTCAGGAAATTTTGACGGAGCAGGGGAATTTGAGTAAGCTTGGAATTGGACTTGATAGTAGTGGAAAATTTAAAATTGGGAATATTCAGGGAAATGTGATTTATCAGGAAGGAGAAATTTTTGCAAAAGTTGATGCAAATAGTAAGGCATTTGCTGGGGAAGAGATTAGAAAATAA
- a CDS encoding prepilin peptidase: MNIIIEIIKCCIFARIVWIDLKRKIIPEKCVIILLIIGLILALQNHDLERYYLGICAYSMPMIVLYILEDYVNKTLIGFGDVKLMMGIGGLLKYTGMENVMNFYIILYSFSGIVAFLFLFLKKWKKYEYIPFAPFIVISYVIFEIFFYKVF, encoded by the coding sequence ATGAATATTATAATTGAAATAATAAAATGCTGTATTTTTGCGAGAATTGTATGGATTGATTTAAAAAGAAAAATTATTCCAGAGAAATGCGTAATAATTTTGCTGATTATCGGATTGATTTTAGCATTGCAAAATCACGATTTAGAAAGATATTATTTGGGAATTTGTGCTTATTCGATGCCGATGATTGTTCTTTATATTTTAGAAGATTATGTAAATAAAACTTTAATTGGTTTCGGGGATGTAAAGCTGATGATGGGGATTGGGGGACTTTTGAAATATACAGGGATGGAAAATGTTATGAATTTTTATATAATATTGTATTCTTTTTCTGGAATAGTCGCTTTTCTGTTTTTATTTTTAAAAAAATGGAAAAAATATGAATATATTCCATTTGCACCGTTTATTGTGATAAGCTATGTAATTTTTGAAATATTTTTTTATAAAGTTTTTTAA
- a CDS encoding type IV pilus modification PilV family protein, whose product MRKNSGETLVESLISMFFVTVAIVPISNLFLKTFRTDVRVDDLNVRSVNIENMIEILKAKKYNEILNFIGKHEILKVEDFYNKFSVEKNYQILKKLEQRQDKKGKLENDKVNIEIKRTEGYFVNELGAKEYIFEINVDKIKDYYFPD is encoded by the coding sequence ATGAGAAAAAATAGTGGGGAAACGTTAGTTGAAAGCTTGATTTCAATGTTTTTTGTAACAGTTGCCATTGTACCAATTTCAAATTTATTTTTGAAGACATTTAGGACAGATGTGAGAGTGGATGATTTGAATGTGAGAAGTGTGAATATTGAAAATATGATTGAAATATTGAAGGCAAAAAAATATAATGAAATCTTGAATTTTATTGGGAAACATGAAATTTTAAAAGTTGAGGATTTTTATAATAAATTTTCAGTTGAAAAAAATTATCAGATTTTAAAAAAGTTGGAACAAAGACAGGACAAAAAGGGGAAACTAGAAAATGATAAGGTAAATATTGAAATAAAAAGGACGGAGGGATATTTTGTAAATGAATTGGGAGCGAAGGAATATATTTTTGAAATAAATGTTGATAAAATTAAGGATTATTATTTTCCAGATTAA
- a CDS encoding prepilin-type N-terminal cleavage/methylation domain-containing protein has protein sequence MFEKKKNKKSGYLLVEILISLFIFSVLVLVVSVFLKRVVLIEKAKKNNQKMYENMYFSMDKIIMDIKNRDIQDFLYENESNNIFIKENKIIFKLNDIFYKIESANGKLYISDAENIGKFGSRVEIGKFREIKFEKIGSLLVITLNGEKSESIRVVRI, from the coding sequence ATGTTTGAAAAGAAAAAAAATAAAAAATCTGGATATTTGCTTGTTGAAATATTAATAAGCCTATTTATTTTTTCCGTTCTTGTACTTGTAGTTTCAGTTTTTTTAAAGCGTGTAGTTTTAATTGAAAAAGCGAAGAAAAATAATCAGAAAATGTATGAAAATATGTATTTTTCAATGGATAAAATTATTATGGATATAAAAAACAGAGATATTCAAGACTTTTTATATGAAAATGAAAGTAATAATATTTTTATCAAGGAAAATAAAATTATTTTTAAATTGAACGATATTTTTTATAAAATTGAATCTGCTAATGGCAAACTTTATATTTCTGATGCTGAAAATATAGGAAAATTTGGAAGCAGAGTGGAAATAGGGAAATTTAGGGAAATAAAATTTGAAAAGATAGGCAGTTTGCTAGTAATTACGCTGAATGGGGAAAAAAGTGAAAGTATAAGAGTTGTGAGAATTTAA
- a CDS encoding type II secretion system protein GspD, with amino-acid sequence MERKRKNFKLFTVLFLIFYIVGNNSFGAKTSDYVNKIDVENAKKIFIYEVPKKVQTEKKENSNKSSNNNQNNKNSNKNKNSANVSKNNESTSNNNKNQVQNQVQPVKEKKRTGEIDLEYRNVKDITEKLNGFFGFEVIGIDNKIIFNGDESKIEEMRRIIKSLDKEKEQVIIKGTIIDTSSNLFERLGIDWSINSDNANATKDNLVAKFLNGEVSIASIFSKGGRFLGIDFNLLKENGDIRIEAMPTLMIMENEEGELKVTEEVLVGEKKTTKKDTEYVEPIFSEAGIVFKINPEIRKINGIKKILLKIDTEISNFKLTSSYNASSGAKQKNQTKTTITLNNGGSTFIGGLKQDVSKETIRRVPVLSKIPIVGPLFKYRRTNRELRDIYIEIEAVIQEKL; translated from the coding sequence ATGGAAAGGAAAAGAAAAAATTTTAAATTGTTTACGGTTTTATTTCTGATTTTTTATATTGTTGGAAATAATAGTTTTGGAGCTAAAACATCTGATTATGTGAATAAAATCGATGTGGAAAATGCAAAGAAAATATTTATTTATGAAGTTCCAAAAAAGGTTCAGACAGAAAAGAAGGAAAACAGTAATAAAAGTTCAAATAATAATCAGAATAATAAAAATTCAAATAAAAATAAAAATTCAGCAAATGTATCAAAAAATAATGAAAGTACAAGTAACAACAATAAAAATCAAGTACAGAATCAGGTTCAGCCTGTTAAGGAAAAGAAAAGAACTGGAGAAATTGATTTGGAATACAGAAATGTGAAAGATATTACAGAAAAATTGAATGGTTTTTTTGGATTTGAAGTGATTGGAATTGATAATAAAATTATTTTTAATGGAGATGAAAGTAAAATTGAGGAAATGAGAAGGATTATAAAGTCGCTGGATAAGGAAAAGGAACAAGTTATAATAAAGGGAACTATAATTGATACAAGCTCAAATCTGTTTGAGCGGCTTGGAATTGACTGGAGCATAAATAGTGATAATGCGAATGCGACTAAAGATAATCTAGTGGCAAAATTTTTGAATGGAGAAGTTTCAATTGCGTCTATTTTTTCAAAAGGAGGGAGATTTTTAGGAATAGATTTTAATTTATTGAAGGAAAATGGAGATATACGTATAGAAGCAATGCCGACACTTATGATTATGGAAAATGAAGAAGGTGAATTAAAAGTTACAGAAGAAGTTTTGGTTGGAGAAAAGAAGACTACGAAAAAAGATACTGAATATGTAGAGCCAATTTTTTCTGAAGCAGGAATAGTCTTTAAAATTAATCCTGAAATTAGAAAAATTAACGGTATAAAGAAAATTTTACTAAAAATAGATACAGAAATAAGCAATTTTAAGCTGACATCGAGCTACAATGCATCTTCTGGGGCAAAACAGAAAAATCAGACTAAAACGACAATAACGTTAAATAATGGCGGCTCGACGTTTATTGGAGGATTAAAGCAGGATGTGAGCAAGGAAACGATAAGAAGAGTGCCAGTATTATCAAAAATTCCAATAGTTGGTCCGCTTTTTAAATATAGAAGGACTAATAGAGAATTGCGGGATATTTATATTGAAATTGAAGCTGTTATTCAGGAGAAACTTTAA